The following coding sequences lie in one Candidatus Methylomirabilis sp. genomic window:
- the copD gene encoding copper homeostasis membrane protein CopD, whose translation MTGLLILIRFVHLGALTLLIGTFAFLLLVGRPAFRRAGATRAPDLERFDRLLLAVAEWSLLTAFASALAWLGLQAAIASGRPLGEALTLETVGTVLTGTNFGRVWEVRLALIALLAWFLFFREHEQDDRDWTAVRLEGVLLAGGLAVALTWAGHAAATTGRWRLLHQGSDALHLLAVGVWLGGLCPLAVLLRWAGRSPDPSWTAVAREATRRFSLVGLGSVAVLVLTGLVNTWTLVGSVPRLVGTPYGRLLLLKLALLLPLIGIAAVNLLRLKPTLLAHTPEGGAGTSAAIMRRLARNVIAEAGLGAAVLLVVGALGITPPALHAQPTWPFAFRLSWEVNKDVPGVPLAIGVGVAGALLGAAALGSAALSGRLRPWAIGAGLALWAGTIPVPLRYLAVDAYPTTYLRTPVPYNAISIASGQHLYQQNCAVCHGAGGYGDGPVLRGIASTRPDLTAPHTALHTAGDLFWWVTNGIPGTQMPPFQGHLTEQDRWDLINFLRALSAAEQARTLTPLVEPTPWCVAPDFTFGSGVGAGQTLKDFRGRAIIHLVLFTLPGSLPRLERLDAAAPQIGRWGARTLAVPMRDAPRIYRRLGARAATLPLAVEGSEEIVETYALFRRTLAAEGVPPVPSHMEFLVDRQGYLRARWIPGQDGGWEDLSRLLHEIGWLDNEAPKAAAPDEHVH comes from the coding sequence GTGACTGGGCTGCTGATCCTGATCCGCTTCGTCCACCTGGGGGCGTTGACCCTCCTGATCGGGACCTTCGCCTTCCTCCTCCTCGTCGGCCGCCCGGCGTTCCGCAGGGCCGGCGCGACCCGGGCGCCGGACCTCGAGCGCTTTGACCGGCTGCTGCTGGCGGTGGCGGAGTGGAGCCTCCTGACCGCCTTCGCGTCCGCCCTCGCCTGGCTGGGGCTGCAGGCAGCCATCGCCAGCGGCCGGCCGCTCGGCGAGGCCCTCACGCTCGAGACCGTCGGCACCGTCCTGACGGGGACGAACTTCGGCCGCGTCTGGGAGGTCCGGCTCGCCCTGATCGCCCTGCTGGCGTGGTTCCTGTTCTTCCGGGAACACGAGCAGGACGACCGGGACTGGACCGCCGTCCGGCTGGAAGGGGTGCTGCTCGCGGGAGGCCTCGCCGTCGCCCTGACCTGGGCCGGGCACGCCGCGGCGACGACAGGAAGGTGGCGCCTCCTCCACCAGGGGTCCGACGCCCTTCACCTGCTCGCCGTGGGGGTCTGGCTCGGGGGGCTCTGCCCCCTCGCGGTCCTCCTCCGGTGGGCCGGGCGCTCCCCGGACCCGTCCTGGACAGCCGTCGCCCGGGAGGCGACCCGCCGCTTCTCCCTGGTCGGTCTCGGCAGCGTCGCCGTCCTCGTCCTGACCGGCCTGGTGAACACCTGGACCCTGGTCGGGAGCGTCCCGCGGCTGGTCGGCACCCCCTATGGCCGCTTGCTCCTCCTCAAGCTCGCGCTCCTCCTCCCCCTCATCGGGATCGCGGCCGTCAACCTCCTGCGGCTCAAGCCCACCCTCCTCGCTCATACCCCCGAGGGGGGCGCGGGGACGAGCGCCGCGATCATGCGCCGACTCGCCCGGAACGTGATCGCCGAGGCGGGCCTGGGCGCGGCGGTGCTCCTGGTCGTCGGCGCCCTGGGGATCACGCCTCCCGCCCTGCACGCCCAGCCCACCTGGCCGTTCGCCTTCCGGCTGAGCTGGGAGGTCAACAAAGACGTCCCTGGGGTCCCGCTTGCGATCGGGGTCGGGGTCGCGGGGGCGCTGCTGGGCGCGGCGGCGCTGGGGTCCGCCGCCCTTAGCGGACGGCTCCGCCCGTGGGCCATCGGCGCCGGACTCGCCCTCTGGGCCGGCACGATCCCGGTCCCCCTCCGCTACCTCGCGGTGGACGCCTATCCGACCACCTACCTCCGGACGCCGGTCCCCTACAACGCGATCTCCATTGCGAGCGGCCAGCACCTCTACCAACAGAACTGTGCGGTATGCCACGGCGCGGGCGGCTACGGGGATGGCCCGGTCCTCCGGGGAATCGCCTCGACCCGGCCGGACCTCACCGCCCCGCACACCGCCCTGCATACGGCCGGCGACCTGTTCTGGTGGGTCACCAACGGGATCCCCGGGACGCAGATGCCCCCCTTCCAGGGCCACCTGACCGAGCAGGACCGGTGGGACCTCATCAACTTCCTCCGGGCCCTCTCCGCCGCGGAGCAGGCCCGGACGCTCACCCCCCTCGTGGAGCCGACCCCGTGGTGCGTCGCCCCGGACTTCACCTTCGGATCTGGCGTCGGGGCCGGGCAGACCCTCAAGGACTTCCGGGGCCGGGCGATCATCCACCTGGTCCTCTTCACCCTGCCGGGCTCGCTCCCGCGCCTCGAGCGACTCGACGCCGCCGCGCCGCAGATCGGCCGGTGGGGTGCCCGCACCCTGGCTGTCCCCATGCGCGACGCCCCCCGGATCTACCGGAGGCTCGGGGCCCGCGCGGCGACCCTGCCGCTCGCGGTGGAGGGGAGCGAGGAGATCGTCGAGACCTACGCCCTCTTCCGGAGGACACTGGCCGCGGAGGGCGTCCCCCCGGTCCCCTCCCACATGGAGTTCCTCGTGGACCGACAGGGCTACCTCCGGGCCCGGTGGATTCCGGGTCAGGACGGGGGCTGGGAGGACCTCTCGCGCCTCCTCCATGAGATCGGGTGGCTCGACAACGAGGCCCCGAAAGCGGCGGCCCCGGACGAGCACGTCCACTGA
- a CDS encoding copper-binding protein gives MRLYKVVVLVNLALGVGVLVGYHWWGQETERLRRELDVARQATRPSAGGEHAWSMRGIIRAVAPERKFVIITHEEIPGLMGAMTMAFPTTDGKLLRGLTPGDRVEFTLKAEGGELVLVAVRKEASP, from the coding sequence ATGCGCCTCTACAAGGTCGTGGTGCTGGTCAACCTCGCGCTCGGCGTGGGGGTCCTGGTCGGCTACCATTGGTGGGGCCAGGAGACAGAGCGGCTGCGGCGGGAGCTGGACGTCGCCCGGCAGGCGACGCGGCCCAGTGCCGGCGGCGAGCACGCCTGGTCCATGCGAGGGATCATCCGAGCCGTCGCGCCGGAGCGGAAGTTCGTCATCATCACGCACGAGGAGATTCCCGGCCTGATGGGCGCGATGACGATGGCCTTTCCGACCACCGACGGGAAGCTCTTGCGGGGCCTCACCCCGGGGGACCGGGTCGAGTTCACTTTGAAAGCAGAGGGTGGAGAGCTCGTGCTGGTGGCGGTCCGGAAGGAAGCGAGCCCGTGA
- a CDS encoding rhodanese-like domain-containing protein: protein MKIWWKWVALAALPGTLAALPAAAGHDTAASYVAFPAEHVKRLLDAGARLAFIDLRPPEEFSRGRLPGARSVPLRELRRHYAEVPRTGHVILYCACPSEEVQAAYRFLRDQGYRNLSILEDGFSGWVTRGYPLER, encoded by the coding sequence GTGAAGATCTGGTGGAAGTGGGTTGCCCTGGCGGCCCTCCCGGGGACCCTTGCTGCCCTGCCCGCGGCCGCAGGTCATGACACCGCAGCCTCCTATGTGGCCTTTCCAGCGGAACACGTGAAGCGCCTCCTGGATGCCGGGGCCCGGCTCGCCTTCATCGACCTCCGTCCTCCGGAGGAATTCAGCCGGGGGCGGCTGCCCGGTGCCCGGTCCGTTCCGCTCCGAGAGCTCCGCCGCCACTACGCCGAGGTGCCGCGCACCGGCCACGTGATCCTGTACTGCGCCTGCCCCTCCGAGGAGGTCCAGGCGGCCTACCGCTTCCTCCGGGACCAGGGCTACCGGAACCTGAGCATCCTGGAGGACGGGTTCTCCGGCTGGGTGACGCGGGGCTACCCGCTCGAGCGGTGA
- a CDS encoding copper-binding protein has product MAMLAVAVASSLITGAAVLWPLVSRVATDPQPDYRGTGVVVELLPPPSPLHSTRPVIIIQHDPLPGLMEEAMAMPFLAASTRLFRDLRPGDRIAFGLKETPDALLVVSLERRDR; this is encoded by the coding sequence ATGGCGATGCTGGCGGTCGCCGTCGCAAGCAGCCTGATCACAGGTGCCGCAGTGCTCTGGCCTCTCGTCTCCCGGGTGGCGACGGACCCGCAGCCGGACTACCGGGGGACCGGGGTGGTCGTGGAGCTCCTCCCCCCGCCTTCGCCCTTGCACTCGACGCGGCCGGTGATCATCATCCAGCACGATCCGCTCCCCGGTCTGATGGAGGAGGCGATGGCCATGCCCTTCCTCGCGGCCTCCACGCGGCTCTTCCGGGACCTGCGGCCCGGGGACCGGATCGCCTTCGGGCTCAAGGAGACCCCAGACGCACTGCTGGTCGTCTCGCTGGAGCGGCGCGACCGGTGA